In the Camelus dromedarius isolate mCamDro1 chromosome 13, mCamDro1.pat, whole genome shotgun sequence genome, one interval contains:
- the PCDH9 gene encoding protocadherin-9 isoform X7 has translation MDLRDFYLLAALIACLRLDSAIAQELIYTIREELPENVPIGNIPKDLNISHINAATGTSASLVYRLVSKAGDAPLVKVSSSTGEIFTTSNRIDREKLCAGAFYAEENECFFELEVVILPNDFFRLIKIKIIVKDTNDNAPMFPSPVINISIPENTLINSRFPIPSATDPDTGFNGVQHYELLNGQSVFGLDIVETPEGEKWPQLIVQQNLDREQKDTYVMKIKVEDGGTPQKSSTAILQVTVSDVNDNRPVFKEGQVEVHIPENAPIGTSVIQLHATDADIGSNAEIRYIFGAQVAPATKRLFALNNTTGLITVQRSLDREETAIHKVTVLASDGSSTPARATVTINVTDVNDNPPNIDLRYIISPINGTVYLSEKDPVNTKIALITVSDKDTDVNGKVICFIEREVPFHLKAVYDNQYLLETSSLLDYEGTKEFSFKIVASDSGKPSLNQTALVRVKLEDENDNPPIFNQPVIELSVSENNRRGLYLTTISATDEDSGKNADIVYQLGPNASFFDLDRKTGVLTASRVFDREEQERFIFTVTARDNGTPPLQSQAAVIVTVLDENDNSPKFTHNHFQFFVSENLPKYSTVGVITVTDADAGENKAVTLSILNDNDNFVLDPHSGVIKSNVSFDREQQSSYTFDVKATDGGQPPRSSTAKVTINVMDVNDNSPVVISPPSNTSFKLVPLSAIPGSVVAEVFAVDIDTGMNAELKYTIVSGNNKGLFRIDPVTGNITLEEKPAPTDVGLHRLVVNISDLGYPKSLHTLVLVFLYVNDTAGNASYIYDLIRRTMETPLDRNIGDSSQPYQNEDYLTIMIAIVAGAMVVIVVIFVTVLVRCRHASRFKAAQRSKQGAEWMSPNQENKQNKKKKRKKRKSPKSSLLNFVTIEESKPDDAVHEPINGTISLPAELEEQSIGRFDWGPAPPTTFKPNSPDLAKHYKSASPQPAFHLKPDTPVSVKKHHVIQELPLDNTFVGGCDTLSKRSSTSSDHFSASECSSQGGFKTKGPLHTRQCNSNSKSDNIPVTPQKCPSSAGFHIQDNEESHYESQRRVTFHLPDGSQESCSDSGLGDHEPVGSGTLISHPLPLVQPQDEFYDQASPDKRTEADGNSDPNSELFNHVQYYL, from the coding sequence aTGGACCTGAGGGATTTTTACCTGTTGGCTGCTCTGATTGCCTGTCTAAGGCTGGATTCTGCAATAGCTCAAGAACTTATTTACACTATTAGAGAGGAATTGCCTGAAAATGTGCCCATAGGAAACATACCAAAGGATCTGAACATTTCTCACATCAATGCTGCCACAGGGACCAGCGCCAGCCTTGTCTACAGACTGGTTTCTAAAGCTGGGGATGCTCCTTTGGTGAAAGTATCCAGTAGCACTGGGGAAATTTTCACAACCTCCAATAGAATAGACAGAGAAAAACTCTGTGCTGGAGCCTTCTATGCTGAGGAGAATGAGTGTTTCTTTGAACTTGAGGTGGTGATCCTCCCCAATGATTTTTTCAGGCTGATCAAAATAAAGATAATTGTCAAGGATACCAATGATAATGCCCCCATGTTTCCATCTCCTGTCATCAATATTTCCATCCCAGAAAACACTTTGATCAACAGCCGCTTTCCAATTCCATCAGCAACAGATCCTGACACAGGCTTCaatggtgtacagcattatgaaTTGTTAAATGGGCAGAGTGTTTTTGGACTGGATATCGTGGAAACTCCGGAAGGAGAGAAGTGGCCGCAATTGATTGTTCAGCAAAACTTGGACAGAGAACAGAAAGATACCTATGTGATGAAAATCAAAGTAGAGGATGGAGGTACTCCACAGAAATCCAGCACAGCCATACTGCAGGTCACAGTAAGTGATGTAAATGACAACAGGCCAGTGTTTAAAGAGGGTCAAGTAGAGGTGCATATTCCAGAGAATGCTCCGATCGGCACCTCTGTAATTCAGCTCCATGCCACTGATGCAGACATAGGCAGTAATGCTGAAATCCGGTACATTTTTGGTGCCCAGGTCGCCCCTGCAACCAAAAGACTCTTTGCTTTAAATAATACTACTGGGCTGATTACAGTTCAGAGGTCCTTAGATCGAGAGGAGACAGCCATTCACAAAGTGACAGTGCTGGCTAGTGATGGCAGCTCCACTCCCGCTCGAGCAACGGTTACCATCAATGTCACTGATGTAAATGATAACCCTCCGAACATAGACCTCAGGTACATTATCAGTCCCATCAATGGAACAGTGTATTTATCTGAGAAAGATCCTGTCAATACAAAGATTGCCCTAATTACAGTTTCAGATAAGGACACCGATGTGAATGGCAAAGTGATCTGTTTTATTGAGAGAGAGGTCCCATTTCATTTGAAGGCAGTATATGACAACCAGTATTTGCTAGAGACCTCCTCTTTGTTGGACTATGAGGGCACCAAAGAATTCAGCTTTAAAATTGTTGCCTCTGATTCTGGGAAGCCCAGTTTAAATCAGACTGCTCTGGTAAGGGTTAAGCTTGAGGACGAAAATGACAACCCACCAATTTTCAACCAGCCTGTAATTGAGCTGTCAGTTTCTGAAAACAACCGACGTGGGTTATACTTAACAACTATTAGTGCCACAGATGAAGACAGTGGGAAAAATGCAGATATTGTTTATCAGCTTGGACCGAATGCCTCCTTCTTTGATCTGGACCGAAAGACAGGAGTTTTGACAGCCTCCAGAGTCTTTGACAGAGAAGAACAAGAGCGATTCATTTTTACAGTAACTGCCAGGGACAATGggacccctcccctccaaagCCAAGCGGCTGTGATAGTTACTGTTCTGGATGAGAATGACAATAGCCCCAAGTTTACTCataatcattttcaattttttgtgtCTGAGAATCTGCCAAAGTATAGTACCGTGGGGGTCATCACAGTGACAGATGCAGATGCTGGAGAGAATAAAGCTGTGACTCTTTCCATTCTAAATGACAATGATAATTTTGTGTTGGATCCGCATTCTGGAGTCATAAAGTCAAACGTCTCATTTGATAGAGAGCAGCAGAGTTCCTATACTTTTGATGTCAAGGCCACCGATGGGGGACAGCCGCCCCGTTCCTCTACTGCAAAAGTAACTATAAATGTCATGGATGTCAATGACAATAGCCCGGTTGTCATTTCGCCACCTTCTAATACTTCTTTTAAGTTGGTGCCTCTCTCGGCCATTCCTGGCTCGGTGGTAGCAGAGGTTTTTGCAGTGGATATTGACACTGGGATGAACGCTGAACTTAAGTACACAATTGTGAGTGGGAACAACAAAGGCTTGTTTCGAATTGATCCGGTAACAGGTAACATTACTCTGGAAGAAAAACCGGCACCCACCGATGTGGGCTTGCACCGTTTGGTGGTCAACATAAGTGACCTGGGATACCCTAAGTCTCTGCACACACTTGTGCTGGTTTTTCTCTACGTTAATGACACTGCTGGCAATGCCTCCTATATCTATGACTTGATTCGCAGGACTATGGAGACCCCATTGGACAGGAACATAGGGGACAGCAGCCAACCCTATCAAAACGAGGACTATCTCACCATCATGATCGCCATCGTGGCGGGCGCCATGGTGGTCATCGTCGTGATCTTCGTCACCGTTCTGGTGCGCTGTCGCCACGCATCCAGGTTCAAAGCAGCTCAGAGGAGCAAGCAAGGTGCCGAGTGGATGTCCCCAAACCaggagaacaaacaaaacaagaaaaagaaaaggaagaaaagaaagtctccTAAGAGCTCTCTTCTGAACTTTGTTACAATTGAAGAGTCCAAACCCGATGATGCAGTTCACGAACCTATCAATGGGACCATAAGCCTGCCGGCGGAGCTGGAGGAGCAAAGCATAGGAAGGTTTGACTGGGGCCCGGCACCTCCCACCACCTTCAAGCCTAACAGCCCTGACCTGGCCAAGCACTACAAATCCGCTTCTCCGCAGCCCGCTTTCCATCTGAAACCAGACACTCCGGTTTCTGTGAAAAAGCATCACGTGATTCAGGAGCTCCCTTTGGACAACACCTTTGTCGGGGGTTGTGACACCCTTTCCAAACGCTCGTCCACTAGTTCAGATCACTTCAGTGCCTCAGAGTGCAGCTCCCAAGGAGGCTTCAAGACAAAGGGCCCCTTACACACCAGACAG